CTCCCTTTCtgcatatatgaaatataaacaGTACTTTCCCTGAATCCCTGCTCTTGTCAGAATCCTAGGAGATAAATATTATGTGGAAGATAAAGTGAGTAAATATGCTCTGAAAACCTTTCAGGCATTACttaaatgaaatattatccaCCTGGAAACAGAATACTGGTATTTTATACTAAAATACTATGTACTTTATAATTTTAGGTTAAACAAAACTGACATCTGtggtaaaaaggaaaacagtaatatcactaatcattattgtttatatttctattttttaaataatcatgaaTCCCTGAATAAATTTTCCTCAATTATAACTAAAAATATTAACCTTAAAGCAACCTCAAATGTAGAAAAGTGAACACTggaatttactcatttttttacACATTTTGTTGACACAAGTAAAGacttataaaatgggaatgtcTTGATTGTTCTTTTCTACTTTATCTTCACTTTTGCTttaacattcttttgatttacaatttataaatacaaatattcttacattccagtctatttttctCACATTGCCATAAGCAcattgcaaccctgtagactatacACACACCAGGCCataagactggagtgggtagcctttcccttctccaggggatcttcccaacccagggatcaaacccaggtctcccgcattgcaggcggattctttaccagctgagctatcagggaggtgGAGCTTTTCCCTAGTTTGTCCCTTAACCCAATCTTTTCCCATTTGTGGATGTACTCTGGAGCCAGAAAAATCCTTGCTGGCACAGTTCTTATGAGAAAGGTGTCCAGCTCTGCCTGCCCTTTCTCAGTGTAACTTATAGATGCCCTTTGTTagttaaaaaaatacaactttaCATTTATCCCACGTACAATACCTATTTTCTAAATGTAACTTACAATTCAGTTTAGAGCCTAATTCTGACCACAATAATGTCTTTCTGTCCTGAAAATGAGTTACAAATGACTCCCTAAGTCCAAAGAATTACTGTAGCCTAGACACCATACCCCGGGTCCCCAAAGGTTCATACAATGCCATGTTGCCTCAGTCATTGTCATATCAGGGCAAAAAAAGGCTTATGCTGAAACCCAGGGGATCTTAAGTCGGAAATAACACAACCAGGGTTTTGAAGCACACAAGCTATTTGTAAACTGTAAGCGAGGTTTCAGTAACTTGGCCAAAAATACCCTTTATATTTGCTTAGGGGTTTTtctctcccctggagaagtaaatgacaacccactccagtattcctgcctggagaatccaacagacagaggaggctggcgggcagtccatgggatcacaagagtcgaacatgacttatcgactaaaccaccaccaccaggggtTTTTCTCAGTAGTATCTTAGAGCTAACAATGGctaaggaaacccactccagtggaaaatcccatggatggaggagcttggcatATTACAAGTCACAACACTTACACATtacaagacacaactgagcgagttgaACGTAATTGTTATAACCATGCTTTACTTACTCCTTCAGGcatgtctgtgaccccatggactgtcaagCATGATCTGCCAAGCTCCTGTCCATGGGTATTTTacaagcaatactggagtgggttgctattcccttctccaggggatcttcccaacccagggattgaacacttaTCTCCCAACTGCAAGAGCATTCTCTCCTGTCTCAGCCACAAGGAAGATCCTTCTGGACaatgaattgctttacaatgtagttTCCTGCATCTTGAATATCTTTATGCCCAGATTTGAGCATAATTCAAACTATCATGGTTTAGAATGTTccaaaaaataaacatgttcAAAACTGGGAGTTTCAAAATCCACATAGGGCCTACTGTAAAACTATATGCACTTAGTCCtatccaactttgtgaccccatggaccatagcccacctggcaatactggagttggttgccatttctttctccaaggttatcttcccaacttggggacTGAATCTGAGTGTCTATAGTCAACCCCTAACACTGCTAGGTAATGAGACttgagggttccctggtggctcacacagtaaagaatctgcatgtaatTAAGGATACTCAGGTTCACAGTcctggtccaggtttgatccctgggtgaacAATGATCAACCAGCGTGGCCAAAAAGAAATGTCAACCTTTTACAGGAATAAATCCCAAACTGCTAAGCTTTCTAGTATCAACTGAATTTTTGGCTATTTCAGCTATTGGTAACTTAAATGTTTTGGCAAGCAACCACGACTTAAAACCCCAACTTAATGTTGCTACAAACTTGAGTGCCAAATTATAAAGCTTAAATTTGATTAGCAGGTACTTACACTTTTGGATGTTGCCAGAGCTAATGGTTTCCTTGGTAATTTAGGAATTAGCAACTCACTGGCTAATTTTCTCATTAACTTGAACCACACTCACCCCCAAAATCTGCAAAACCAGTATCCATTTTCTAAAGAGAAGGATGTTACAACTGCAATATTTACCTTAAAGATCTCAAAAAACATGCCATGGGATTTCTTGATTCCAAGTGTCCCGTTTTCCTACCTACACCTTATGAAACTGAAATGAGCATACTTCAGAGTGatttagaaacatttattgaaatagAAAGCTGGAGAATTAAatggtagtccaatggttagggcTGAGCTTCCCCTGTAgcagccacaggtttgatcccttgtcaggaagCTAGGATCCCAACAGCTCTGCAGGGCAGCAGCCAATTAATAGTTGTTTGCTCTTCTATCCCATGTGCATCCATCTGGCTAACTGCAAGAACAGAGAAGCCATTTTTAGTCCCCTTTCCATGTTTCAATTCTAATGCCATTTGGGATACACAGAATATCAGATCTTTGAACATCATCAAGTCATCAGTGAGAGAGTTCAAGTTGGGCTGAGATCATCACATATTCTTAAACAAAACAGTACAGTTATTTTCAAGGCTTACCTGTTATGTCTGACTGGTATCATAAGTGCCCTGAAAAAGACACGATCATGTTAAATcacagtaaatgaaaaaaaaaatgtgatactTGTTGCTAAAGTAACCTCAGAATTAAAATGGAACGGTTTTTTGGTTGATATCATTCTATTCATTTGGCAGAATCATCACATCACTGGTTACCTTATAACTCATCAAAAATACCAGAAAATAACTTACCTCGAAATCTTCAGGACAAAACATCTGCCTGATTGAAAATGAACAATAAAGACTTTCATTTACAACATGGCCTTATATATATGATGCCAttaaaatcttcatttaaaaattgccCTTTCTCCCATTTTaacatctttcaaaaaaaaattctaggtgAGTGAGTCTGTTCTGGACAAGGTGAATCTTTCTCATGATACATTTGGCCAAACCCAGAGTACACAATACCTTAACTCCAATGTAAGTCAATATGtggtgtgcacgctcagttgtgatCACATGGACACTGTGATCACATTAGACTGTAGCCCTAGCTTCAGAATTTGAAGTGCCAATCTCATGCTAGATGTTGATCGGGATGTGAGGATGCTACACAGGAAGTTACTGTTCCATTTTGCTGGGAACCTGAATTGCTCTAAAAAATTACTATCAAACACCAGCTGAGTAACTCATTCTGGTGGTGTCTACAGTTATGACATGGCAATTTCCTCAGTTTTAGCCTGTTCTTATCAAAATGTTAACTCCTAATCCTGAAAGTAACGTATAGAATATTTACATTATACTTATCCAAATCCTGAACATTTCAGTGAGACAAGGACTAATTTGACTAATTTCCACTTTCAATGGTATAAAACAGAATTATTGCAGCCAGATACATCAGATAGGAGCGAAAGACAGTATTTGCTCATCACTGTTAGTCTGCTGAACTATGTTTTCATCATTGTATCGGCTTTAAAtcacaaaacacaaaaaccaaaCTTGAGACTTCCATACCTTTGGTTAGAACTCCTGATTCCTTGCATTGTAGTCACTACCTCTCTTCACACCTGCAGAAATTAAGTTACTTTTAATAAGTAGCAATAGATTTCAAAATACTGTTGATAGTGATTCAAGATactgtttcagttttttaaaacttcattctttttcagagagATTCCCAtctgttttattataaaaatcatcACTAACAGTACCTTGCTTAGTAATTAGATAAGATTGATCTGTCCAACATCAGAAAACACTATCAAAGTCAACTACTTGGACCAGCACATTTCAGAAACAATATAAGCCCAAATGCCAGCAGTCGCTGTTTTCGTGTCTTACCCCAAAGAAGTCAGCCACGTAACAAAACATGTAGCCATCATCTGTAAGGAAAAAGACcttttcattaaaatgtcaaTCTTACTGTTAAATTCTTAAGTATTTTGTCAAAGGGTTCTTCAGAGTTAGACTTGTCAACACGCTAATTTCAGGTCAGACATTTGCTCAACATCATTACAAAAACCCTCTCCATCCTTTTCATAGCATGCTCAACATGCACTTACAAACCAGGCAGATTAGCTTGGTAGTTAAGCATTCAACTTCATCAGCAGTCTCTAACAATGTTTTTGACATTAATACTCACCAAAAAGTCAGGCCAACTGCTTTGGACAGGTCAAGGATTCAAGTTCACCTAAGAAATAAGAGTGGTTTTCTAATAGCCAAAGAAAAATTTTCTccccacaaattttaaaaatgcctgaCATCAGATAGAGCTAATTAAGACCTTCATATTCAGTCAGCATTTGCTTATCATCACACAGGCTGTTTTTAAGAAAGGACAAGGAACTGGCTTTTATTTAATGCTTTCCGTATACTTTTCAAGCATTTCAAGGTAGGATTGCTTCCTGTGCATTGGAAGGCAACCCTAAAAAGTCATTAGTGGCATTCTGTCCTGTTTGCCCAGTCACCAATGTTTAGTTCACTGGAAATTTTACTTACCTCTTCAACTTCCAGTCAAGACTGCTTAATGGCTACAAACAAAGAGAGACTAGATTAATAGTAGTAGTTTACATCTACTATCAGCAAGTTTTACTAACTCAGATACATCAGAAAAAATGGTTTCTCTTTCATGATTCATATCTGTTGAACTATGCAACCATCACAGTATCTGTTTCTTCAGATTCCTCTTAGTATTCACTATAATAAAAGAACGcagagattaacatttgaaaagaagggagagaagtcCCTAATATAAGCACCAGCATCTGCCTGGCACTCACTAGtccctttttgaaaaaaattcatagTAGTAAGTAAAcggattataattttaaaatggtttctCACCTGTCTGATCATAGACACAGCACCAAGCTTGAGCTTTAAGACCTGGGAAGAAAGTTTCATGTCAAGGTAGGTGCAATTTCTGTGTTCTCTGAACAGCCATTTCGTGTGCCTCAGTTAGAATAATGGTGGTAAGAATTCTCGTCATCCTCACAGTCAAGAGTAGCAAATAAACTCTCATCATTGTGGCACGTTCAGTGGACTTTCAACCTAACTTTCCCTTGTGAGGGAATTTCAGTACCTCACCCCAGCAGTAGTTGTCATCCTTCTGGTACACAACTAGAAAACAGACAGAAGAGCATCCAATGAAATATCCTGTGGTGCTAAGCTAATCATTGTCTCAAGTATTTAAGCCTCAGAATAGAAATTTTCAGAAATCCCTTCTGTCCACTACTCTGTAAACCATCACAGGCTTAAAGACCACATCTAAAATTTCATGCTTCCCACTGTATTTAGCAGTTTCTTACCTGCCCAACAGAAGCCATCAAAATCCACATTGGAGTCATGCCTGCCGCGGTTCCTACGAAagggtaattttaaaaatgtattttgttcTTCTAACTTTTCGTCACTTACATATCATATACACAAATCGTTTACACACCCGTAACTCCATGAGAACCCCACAAAATTAAGGTTAAGCGATGACAAAAATGGTGCAATGCGAAACGCCGCCATTTAAAGAACCACGTGGCCTTCCCTAAAACAGAAGACCGAGGAAGGTTCATTCCCAGGTCATTAACAAAGACCCACTCGGTGAGTGGGGTTACGCCGCCATCAGAGCCGTTGGCATTCATCAACACTCTCAGATGTCCCTACCAACACAGGCTTCATCAGAGGCAGAGCAAACGAGCTGCGGTTTTTTCCGCAGTTAGGCCCTATAACCAAGAGTATAAACTAGATCGTTCCCGCACTCAACTCGCAATCCACCACCATCTCATCTTAGGAGAGCCCTGCGATGGCCTGCAAGTGGCCTAGGCATACCAGCCAACTTAAGGATACCCCAACTGCCAAGGGCTGGAGGACCCAGGCTAACTACTTACTGAGCAGCAAAGAATAACTCACAGATACAGCCAGCTGGCAGCCACGAAAGACCGAGATGGCGGCCAGGCGCCTGTATATAAGTAGTCTGCTCCATGACGTCATGACGCACACTCTCCGCCAGAGACGGCTTCAGCTCCTCCCCCCTGTATCAGTCTCCTCCTCTTCTAGCCGCACCCCCGTCCCGTCCTCCAAGCCCGCCCCTCGGCCCCGCCTTCGGCCCCGCCTCATTCGGCCATTGTGGGCGGGGATACAGTTGCCCACGTGATGCAGGATTCCCGCCCTCCTACAGactgaggaggaggggaagagaggggagggggcgCGAGGGACGGAGAacgctgggggagggggaaggggggcgGTATAAGGGTGAGTGATTTCCTTCCGGCACGTCGCCCGCtccgggggagggggtggggggtttcACTTCCGGGACGGTGTTCCGGCCCATTCCGGCCCATTTCCACCCCCGGAGGTAGGTGCTGCTCCTTGACTGGGCTCGGGCCCCACACGGTAGTCCCgctgccctgccctggggccGCCTCGCCCGGTCTCCGCCGCAGCCTGCCCCTGGGGCGCTCAGCCACTTCTCTCCACCCCGCCTCAAGGAACCCGGAGACCTTCCACCCTCTTGGCCCCGGGCCGCATCGAGCTGCGGGACCCGCCCCCTCGTGGGCCCCTCCCTCAGGACCCCGGGATGGGCGGCCCCCTCCCCCACGGCAGCCCGACACACCCAGATACACACACCCACCTCTGGGCAGCTCCCCGCCCGCTTACGCCTGCCGCCTGGACCGGGTCCCGGGGCGCCGCCCCCTTCCCGGTCCTCTACCCTCACCTGATTGCTCGCTCCGGATCCGCTCGCCTTCCTCTTCTCTCCGCCCCCGCACCTCAGTGACATTTCGCCCCTCTGCCTGTTCTCCGTTCCCCACGCTTCCCACCGCGGACTAAAGCCACTTGAGTACCGGAGTGGCCAACCCCATGCCGTTCCCGATTCTCCCTCTTGCAGCTCTCACCCCTCCAGTGCCGACGGTAGAAAAAGACCTTACTCCAGGGGCTTCCTCCTCACTGGGGAATTGCcggaaagaacaaacaaaaaaaggcgCTGGTGTAGGCTCCAAAATAAACATCTGAATTCATGATGGCATCGACAGAGGCTCTTATTGGATTAAaagtttcaaaacaaacaaaaacgctTTGGAAAAAGGTCAGATTGGCTAAAGTTGGTTCTTGAACGCAGTGTATACACTTCCCTATTTACTGATAAGTGTGTTGTAATTTCGGGCAATACTGTGAGCTTGTCAGGATAACTTTCAGATCTTAGGTAACTACGTGTGCTCAAGTCAGTGTCTTTCTAATGGGACTTATACAAACTGCTCTCAACCGGTGAAGATTATTGGATGCAGTTACAGACCTACTGGtttagatgttttttaaaaaatcttttaaagtaaaaatattggCCATACTTGGTAAATTCTGTTTTTCACTAGCTTTGGGCAACTAAACTTTAGAATCAAAGTATCATTGCCACCCTGAAAATTCCAACTTTGGATTTAGATAGAGGCAGCTTTATTTACCCTTTCCTAATCCTGAGGGTGAACTTCAAGTAATCTGAATTTTCGTGCTGACAAAACTTGAAGTTTTTCCTAACCTTGAGTTTGCCTCCAAGTGCTAAACCCAAAGTCTTTTTGTGTGGGCTCTTACTCTTCAACTTAGAAATAATGGCTTATCTGGGATATTGGTCACTTTGTAAAATAGTAAATGCTAATTCATGCAGCATGTAGTGAAATGTTCAGAGAGGTATTTGATCGCCCACCTgtgtataattaaatttattcagAAAGCTGCTTTGTTATATTGTATGCAAATACATTATgatcaacatttagaaaataaaaattgttgcACTGGTTTTCTTTTACCCCCTCTATTCTGTTGAACTTCAGTTTTGATGTTACATAGTTTGTTAATAAGGAAAGTATGGGCATAACTTGAATTTTTAGAAGTCTAACAGTCTTTTTGGTTGTAATGGTATCTTGCTTTGAAACCTAATCTACTAAACCTGTTGATGtttcttttccatatttaaaCATATGGAAGGTATCTTAATCTACTTGGAGATTTTGAAATTTCActgaatactattttaaaataggtTTGAATTGGAAAGGAGTGGTTATAATTACTGATGAGGGTTCGGTTTTCTCTCGCAGCAGGGTTGAATGCCTGCCTACACCCTCAGGCACGACCATGGAGAAAAGTGGGAACATACAACTGGAGATCCCTGACTTCAGCAACTCTGTCCTGAGCCATCTGAACCAGCTGCGCATGCAGGGCCGTCTCTGTGACATCGTGGTCAACGTGCAAGGACAGGCTTTTCGGGCTCACAAAGTGGTCCTGGCTGCCAGCTCCCCCTACTTCCGAGATCATATGTCCTTGAATGAGATGAGTACTGTCTCCATTTCAGTCATCAAGAATCCTTCTGTTTTTGAACAGCTCCTTTCTTTCTGTTACACGGGGCGGATATGCCTGCAACTGGCGGATATCATCAGCTACCTGACCGCTGCCAGTTTTCTGCAGATGCAGCACATTATAGACAAATGTACCCAGATCCTGGAGGGCATTCATTTCAAAATTAATGTGGCTGAGGTTGAAGCCGAATTAAGTCAAACAAGGACCAAGCATGCAGAGGGACCTCCGGAGTCTCACAGAGTTACACCAAATCTAAACCGCTCCCTCAGCCCCCGACATAATACCCCCAAGGGAAACCGGCGAGGTCAGGTGAGTGCTGTCCTGGATATCCGGGAGCTCAGTCCTCCCGAGGAGTCCACCAGCCCGCAGATAATTGAACAGAGTTCTGATGTAGAGAGCCGGGAACCCATTCTTCGGATCAACCGAGCAGGACAGTGGTACGTGGAGACAGGGGTAGCAGACCGAGGAGCCCGGAGTGACGATGAAGTTAGAGTCCTGGGAGCGGTACACATCAAAACGGAAAATCTAGAGGAGTGGCTTGGGCCTGAGAATCAGCCTTCCGGAGAAGATGGGAGTAGTGCAGAGGAAGTCACGGCCATGGTGATTGACACCACAGGCCATGGTTCTGTAGGACAGGAAAATTATACTTTAGGATCTTCAGGAGCCAAGGTGGCTAGGCCAACAAGCAGTGAGATTGACAGGTAAGTTGGTTTGTTTGCCCATCTAGTGGCTTACTGTGTAGACGTAGCTAAAGCAGGCCCTCTGTGTGACACAAAGAGCATCTTCCTTACTTGATGTTCTTCGTCAAAATAAGTTTATGTTGGGGAAACTGAAAGTGTGCCAAAAGACTtgcattctaatttttttaaagcaggaagCTCCTACTCCTGAAGTGTTCACAGTGTTGTGAGAACTATGTAAAGTTAGACACTTCATGAATCAGAATAGCATCTGCAGTCACACTAGGATCAGTAATTGCCAGGGCCTCTTCGGAATTCCAGGAAGAGAGCTGATCATCAGCTGTGAATCTGACAGCATTGCCCTTCCTTGGTATGGTCTCACACAGGTAGGTGGCCTCTGGGAGTTTCACTTTCCTTTGTAGCAGTTTACCTTTCTTTGCCTCCCCTTCTACCAAATTTGAGGAAGTATGGTACTAGCAGTGATGGTTCTTTTTAGTGTAATCACAgtaatttcaaagaaaagctttttgagtgtttttcattcctttttttcactTGTCATTTGACTATATCGTTTCCGTTTTCTTTCATTGATGACAGCTGCTACCATAAACCTGAGAGTTTCATTTTTTCACCAGTGCTACTATGCGCTATgccttacttttctctttctaataCATTGCGATTGTTTCTTTTGGGGgaaataacaataattttaatCTAAGTtgaaagaaaatcttaaagagaaaagtattaccaactttcagttcagttcagttcagttgctcagtcgtgtccgactctttgcgaccccatgaatcgcagcacgccaggcctccctgtccatcaccatctcccggagttcattcagactcaggtccatcgagtccgtgatgccatccagccatctcatcctcggttgtccccttctcctcctgcccccaatccctcccagcatcagagtcttttccaatgagtcaactcttcgcatgaggtagccaaagtactggagcttcagctttagcatcattcgttccaaagaaatcccagggttgatcttcagaatggactggttggatctccttgcagtccaagggactctcaagagtcttctccaacaccacagttcaaaagcatcaattcttcggcgctcagccttcttcacagtccaactctcacatccatacatgaccgctggaaaaaccatagccttaactagatggaccttagtcggcaaagtaatgtctctgcttttgagtatgctatctaggttggtcataaattttcttccaaggagtaagcgtcttttaatttcatggctgcaatgattttggagcccccaaaaataaagtctgacattgtttccactgtttccccatctatttcccatgaagtgatgggaccggatgccatgatcttcattttctgaatgttgagctttaagccaactttttcattctcctctttcactttcatcaagaggctttttagctcctcttcattttctgccattagggtggtgtcatctgcatatctgaggttattgatatttctcctggcaatcttgattccagcttgtgtttcttccagtccagcatttctcatgatgtactctgcatataagttaaataaacagggttagATTggtaatattcttttcctttcttaaaagtttaaaattgagTAAATGAACAATGGTAACTAAAGAAACTATTCCTTTGGTTTGCATCTGGTCTTGAGAGAGAATGTGTCATAAATTCAGAGTGTATATATTGTATCTACTTCACTTGGTCTTGGTTTGAGTATTTTCCTTCTTCTGTCCTTAATAGTTAACATATTCTTGAGCCTAATGCTTACTGTCACCTGTATGAGCATTGTTGTCCCCTTGTTAGAACTGTATCAGGAACTAAATAGCTCTAAAGACAGAGGTTTTTGATCTCCACGGTCTATATCAACAACCTGAAATATATAGCAAATTATGGGACTTTGGGAAAGGATTAACCAAAAACCTAAAATTTAcgcagaagaaacaaaagacctagttttaatttattcctttttggtTTTCTAGTACTTAACATAAGGATAGAAGCTTATATTTAGCCTTAGCTTCACCAGATCATATGGTCTCTCAGctatgtaattttttatttcttaaaaatttagtaGGGCAAACTTTTCTTATTTCATGTgggcgtgctaagtcgcttcagtcatgtccaactctgtatgaccccccatggactgtaccaggctcctctgtcaatgggattctccaggcaagaatagtggagggggTTGCCAAGCAATCCTGGAGGGgtcctcctgacctagggatcaaacctgtgtatgctgtgtgtcctgcattggcagtcaggttcttatcattggcaccacctgagaagccttctTATTGCATATATGATTCTATATTGACTCCATGAAAGGACTTCTTAGAAATCTGTTGTTCGATTTGTTCCCCCTTCCTAGACTATAAAGGAGGCAGACATCAGCAGTTTTTAAGCTCCTTGACACTGCTTTCCTGTTAGTCCCCTTTTGCTCCTCTTCCAACAGATTTAGCCCCTCCGGCAGTGTTGTTCCCTTGACGGAGAGACACAGAGCCAGAAGTGAGTCGCCTGGGAGAATGGATGAACCTAAGCAACCTACTTCCCAGGTATGTAGTGGATTTGAGATTGCTGCGGTGGTTGAAGAAATTGCCACCATGTGTGAACATAGTATAATgaataagaaaggaaagatgttttgttaaataaatgctGCATTTgattacttttctctttatttttgcttgtgaGCATGCAGGAAATGCACTTTTGGTGTCAGCAGTTTGGGAAGTAGAAAAGGATAAGATTGTGGAACTCTTTCCTGATTATAAGAGCCAGTCTGTAGTCCtaagagtaataaaaataaccTCTGAAAACTTCATGCAGGTAATTTAGGACCTGGGATGGAGAAAGTTTGATTTTGTACATATGTGGTTATAAGACTGCATATTTACTAGTTTATATGTATTGTGTATTTGTAAACAAATTGCTTATGCATTTTTATCTCCTGCTTGCTTTTTAGTATGTTTatatcctttcatttattttcttcctaaatgtCTTGTTAGACTAAAATGTTTTTAGAGAGGATAGAAATGATGTCTTTAATTTGTGACTTCTTAGCAAATAGTATAAGTATGTATGTATGATATTTTTGTTCATATTGAagattggtttttaaaaagttagtgaACTCACCAAGTAGAACACAATAAATTATAAACACTGTGGCCCTTTAAAAGGAAACACTGGTAGATTGAGATTGCATAGCT
The Ovis canadensis isolate MfBH-ARS-UI-01 breed Bighorn chromosome 12, ARS-UI_OviCan_v2, whole genome shotgun sequence genome window above contains:
- the ZBTB37 gene encoding zinc finger and BTB domain-containing protein 37 isoform X1, with product MEKSGNIQLEIPDFSNSVLSHLNQLRMQGRLCDIVVNVQGQAFRAHKVVLAASSPYFRDHMSLNEMSTVSISVIKNPSVFEQLLSFCYTGRICLQLADIISYLTAASFLQMQHIIDKCTQILEGIHFKINVAEVEAELSQTRTKHAEGPPESHRVTPNLNRSLSPRHNTPKGNRRGQVSAVLDIRELSPPEESTSPQIIEQSSDVESREPILRINRAGQWYVETGVADRGARSDDEVRVLGAVHIKTENLEEWLGPENQPSGEDGSSAEEVTAMVIDTTGHGSVGQENYTLGSSGAKVARPTSSEIDRFSPSGSVVPLTERHRARSESPGRMDEPKQPTSQHAGNALLVSAVWEVEKDKIVELFPDYKSQSVVLRVIKITSENFMQVEESAMMGVSGYVEYLREQEVSERWFRYNPRLTCIYCAKSFNQKGSLDRHMRLHMGITPFVCRMCGKKYTRKDQLEYHIRKHTGNKPFHCHVCGKSFPFQAILNQHFRKNHPGCIPLEGPHSISPETTVTSRGQAEEESPSQEEAVASGETAQGSVSTTGPD
- the ZBTB37 gene encoding zinc finger and BTB domain-containing protein 37 isoform X3, producing the protein MEKSGNIQLEIPDFSNSVLSHLNQLRMQGRLCDIVVNVQGQAFRAHKVVLAASSPYFRDHMSLNEMSTVSISVIKNPSVFEQLLSFCYTGRICLQLADIISYLTAASFLQMQHIIDKCTQILEGIHFKINVAEVEAELSQTRTKHAEGPPESHRVTPNLNRSLSPRHNTPKGNRRGQVSAVLDIRELSPPEESTSPQIIEQSSDVESREPILRINRAGQWYVETGVADRGARSDDEVRVLGAVHIKTENLEEWLGPENQPSGEDGSSAEEVTAMVIDTTGHGSVGQENYTLGSSGAKVARPTSSEIDRFSPSGSVVPLTERHRARSESPGRMDEPKQPTSQIPKVPVPAGPMEIQEPASPGTQGRND
- the ZBTB37 gene encoding zinc finger and BTB domain-containing protein 37 isoform X2, producing MEKSGNIQLEIPDFSNSVLSHLNQLRMQGRLCDIVVNVQGQAFRAHKVVLAASSPYFRDHMSLNEMSTVSISVIKNPSVFEQLLSFCYTGRICLQLADIISYLTAASFLQMQHIIDKCTQILEGIHFKINVAEVEAELSQTRTKHAEGPPESHRVTPNLNRSLSPRHNTPKGNRRGQVSAVLDIRELSPPEESTSPQIIEQSSDVESREPILRINRAGQWYVETGVADRGARSDDEVRVLGAVHIKTENLEEWLGPENQPSGEDGSSAEEVTAMVIDTTGHGSVGQENYTLGSSGAKVARPTSSEIDRFSPSGSVVPLTERHRARSESPGRMDEPKQPTSQVEESAMMGVSGYVEYLREQEVSERWFRYNPRLTCIYCAKSFNQKGSLDRHMRLHMGITPFVCRMCGKKYTRKDQLEYHIRKHTGNKPFHCHVCGKSFPFQAILNQHFRKNHPGCIPLEGPHSISPETTVTSRGQAEEESPSQEEAVASGETAQGSVSTTGPD